A region of Streptomyces paludis DNA encodes the following proteins:
- the nth gene encoding endonuclease III yields the protein MGEQPSVKPKKAAKGAKVKRAEPAGPAARSAEPAKRAEPVKPAAPESRLAMVRRARRTNRELAEVYPYAHPELDFRNPFELLVATVLSAQTTDLRVNQTTPALFAKYPTPEDMAAAAPEEMEELIRPTGFFRAKTKSLIGLSTALRDRFGGEVPGRLDDLVTLPGVGRKTANVVLGNAFGVPGLTVDTHFGRLVRRWRWTEQEDPEKVEAEIAEIFPRSEWTMLSHRVIFHGRRVCHSRKPACGACPIAHLCPSYGEGETDPEKARKLLKYEMGGQPGQRLNPPAGYPGRPAPARAE from the coding sequence GTGGGCGAACAGCCTTCAGTGAAACCGAAAAAAGCCGCAAAAGGGGCAAAGGTCAAGCGCGCCGAACCCGCCGGGCCCGCCGCCAGGTCTGCCGAGCCCGCCAAGCGCGCCGAGCCCGTCAAGCCGGCCGCGCCCGAGTCGCGGCTCGCCATGGTCCGCCGGGCCCGCCGCACGAACCGCGAGCTGGCGGAGGTCTATCCGTACGCCCATCCGGAGCTGGACTTCCGCAATCCGTTCGAACTGCTGGTGGCGACGGTCCTCTCCGCCCAGACCACCGACCTCCGGGTCAACCAGACCACGCCCGCCCTCTTCGCGAAGTACCCGACCCCCGAGGACATGGCCGCGGCCGCGCCGGAGGAGATGGAGGAGCTGATCCGGCCCACCGGCTTCTTCCGCGCCAAGACGAAGTCCCTCATCGGCCTGTCCACCGCCCTGCGCGACCGCTTCGGCGGCGAGGTCCCCGGACGGCTCGACGACCTCGTGACGCTCCCCGGCGTCGGCCGCAAGACGGCCAACGTCGTGCTCGGCAACGCCTTCGGCGTTCCCGGCCTGACCGTCGACACCCACTTCGGCCGGCTGGTCCGCCGCTGGCGGTGGACCGAGCAGGAGGACCCGGAGAAGGTGGAGGCCGAGATCGCGGAGATCTTCCCCAGAAGCGAGTGGACGATGCTCTCCCACCGGGTGATCTTCCACGGCCGCCGGGTCTGCCACTCCCGTAAACCGGCCTGCGGCGCCTGCCCGATCGCGCATCTGTGCCCTTCCTACGGAGAGGGCGAGACCGACCCGGAGAAGGCCCGCAAACTCCTCAAGTACGAGATGGGCGGCCAGCCCGGCCAGCGGCTCAACCCGCCCGCCGGCTATCCGGGCAGGCCCGCCCCGGCCCGGGCTGAGTAG
- a CDS encoding Crp/Fnr family transcriptional regulator has protein sequence MDDVLRRAPLFAALDDEQAAELRASMSEATLARGDALFHEGDPGDRLYVVTEGKVKLHRTSPDGRENMLAVLGPGELIGELSLFDPGPRTATATALTEVKLLGLGHGDLQPWLNARPEVATALLRAVARRLRKTNDQMSDLVFSDVPGRVARALLDLSRRFGVQSEEGIHVVHDLTQEELAQLVGASRETVNKALADFAQRGWLRLEARAVILLDVERLAKRSR, from the coding sequence GTGGACGACGTTCTGCGGCGTGCCCCGCTCTTCGCGGCGCTCGATGACGAGCAGGCGGCAGAGCTGCGCGCCTCGATGAGTGAAGCGACGCTCGCGCGCGGTGACGCGCTCTTCCACGAGGGCGACCCGGGCGACCGGCTCTATGTGGTCACCGAGGGCAAGGTCAAGCTCCACCGCACCTCCCCCGACGGCCGCGAGAACATGCTGGCCGTGCTCGGCCCCGGCGAGCTGATCGGCGAGCTGTCGCTCTTCGACCCCGGTCCGCGCACCGCGACCGCCACGGCGCTGACCGAGGTCAAGCTCCTCGGCCTGGGCCACGGCGACCTCCAGCCCTGGCTGAACGCGCGCCCGGAGGTGGCCACGGCCCTGCTGCGCGCCGTCGCCCGCCGGCTGCGCAAGACGAACGACCAGATGTCCGACCTGGTCTTCTCCGATGTGCCCGGCCGGGTGGCCCGCGCCCTCCTCGACCTGTCGCGCCGTTTCGGTGTGCAGTCGGAGGAAGGCATCCACGTGGTCCACGACCTGACCCAGGAGGAGCTGGCCCAACTGGTCGGCGCCTCCCGCGAGACGGTCAACAAGGCCCTCGCCGACTTCGCCCAGCGCGGCTGGCTCCGCCTTGAGGCGCGTGCCGTGATCCTGCTGGACGTGGAGCGCCTCGCGAAGCGCTCGCGCTGA
- a CDS encoding MBL fold metallo-hydrolase: MTEAAALPGQPRGGVLSGAATARAVNVLAPNASAMTLDGTNTWIVSEPDSALAVVIDPGPLDEGHLKAVVDTAARAGKRIALTLLTHGHPDHAEGAARFAALTNTPVRALDPALRLGDEGLAGGDVITTGGLELRVVPTPGHTSDSLCFHLPADRAVLTGDTVLGRGTTLVAHPDGRLGDYLDSLRRLRSLTVDDGVHTVLPGHGPVLDDAQGAVEFYLAHRAGRLAQIETAVENGHRTPSDVVAHVYADVDRSLWPAAELSVRAQLEYLRDHGLI; encoded by the coding sequence ATGACCGAAGCCGCCGCCCTTCCCGGCCAGCCGCGCGGCGGTGTGCTGTCCGGCGCCGCCACCGCCCGCGCCGTCAACGTCCTCGCGCCCAACGCCTCCGCGATGACCCTGGACGGCACCAACACCTGGATCGTCTCGGAGCCCGACTCCGCACTGGCGGTCGTCATCGACCCAGGGCCGCTCGACGAAGGCCACCTGAAGGCGGTCGTCGACACGGCCGCGCGGGCGGGGAAGCGGATCGCGCTGACCCTCCTCACCCACGGCCACCCGGACCACGCGGAGGGCGCGGCCCGCTTCGCGGCGCTGACCAACACCCCCGTACGGGCCCTGGACCCGGCCCTGCGGCTCGGTGACGAGGGGCTGGCCGGCGGGGACGTCATCACCACCGGCGGCCTGGAGCTGCGGGTCGTACCGACCCCGGGGCACACCTCCGACTCGCTCTGCTTCCACCTCCCGGCCGATCGCGCCGTGCTCACCGGCGATACCGTCCTCGGCCGCGGGACGACGCTCGTCGCGCACCCGGACGGCCGGCTCGGCGACTATCTCGACTCCCTGCGCAGACTCCGCTCCCTCACCGTCGACGACGGAGTCCACACTGTGCTGCCCGGGCACGGTCCGGTGCTCGACGACGCCCAGGGCGCGGTCGAGTTCTATCTGGCGCACCGCGCCGGCCGGCTCGCCCAGATCGAGACGGCTGTGGAGAACGGCCATCGCACACCTTCCGACGTCGTGGCCCACGTCTACGCCGACGTGGACCGGTCCCTCTGGCCGGCCGCCGAACTCTCCGTACGCGCGCAGCTGGAGTATCTGCGCGACCACGGACTGATCTGA
- a CDS encoding NUDIX hydrolase, with amino-acid sequence MPNGQWYPPEWPERIRALAAGELTPVAPRRAATVMLLRDRTGGSPAPGETGPAGATAPEPDGGPAGENTGPTGLAVHMLRRRASMAFAAGAYVYPGGGVDPRDDDRPIGWAGPARDAWARRLGVDTAAAQAIVCATVRETYEETGVLLAGGSAGTVVADTTGADWEADRTALVDRELSFADFLDRRGLVLRSDLLAAWARWITPEFEARRYDTWFFVAVLPPGQRARNASTEADRTVWIGPGEAIAAYDRGELLMMPPTVSTLRQLQPYGTAAEALAGAADRDMAPVLARARLTDGELVLSWPGHDEFTKRIAPADRTVPADRTVPPDSIAPTDRTAPPDRTATADPGRTSEQSSPTGGPR; translated from the coding sequence ATGCCCAATGGTCAGTGGTACCCGCCCGAATGGCCCGAGCGGATCCGCGCTCTCGCCGCCGGTGAGCTGACGCCCGTGGCCCCGCGACGGGCGGCGACCGTGATGCTCCTGCGCGACCGTACGGGCGGCTCCCCGGCCCCGGGCGAGACCGGCCCCGCGGGTGCGACCGCCCCTGAGCCCGACGGCGGTCCCGCCGGAGAGAACACCGGTCCCACCGGCCTCGCCGTCCACATGCTGCGGCGCCGGGCCTCCATGGCCTTCGCCGCCGGCGCCTATGTCTACCCCGGCGGCGGGGTCGATCCCCGCGACGACGACCGGCCCATCGGCTGGGCCGGCCCGGCCCGCGACGCCTGGGCACGGCGGCTCGGTGTCGACACCGCCGCCGCGCAGGCCATCGTCTGCGCGACGGTACGCGAGACGTACGAGGAGACCGGCGTCCTGCTCGCGGGCGGCAGCGCCGGTACGGTCGTGGCCGACACGACCGGCGCCGACTGGGAGGCCGACCGTACGGCCCTGGTCGACCGCGAGCTGTCCTTCGCGGACTTCCTGGACCGGCGCGGGCTGGTCCTGCGCAGCGATCTGCTGGCCGCCTGGGCCCGCTGGATCACACCGGAGTTCGAGGCGCGCCGCTACGACACCTGGTTCTTCGTCGCGGTGCTCCCACCCGGACAGCGCGCCCGGAACGCCTCCACGGAGGCCGACCGTACGGTCTGGATCGGCCCGGGCGAGGCCATCGCGGCGTACGACAGGGGCGAGCTGCTGATGATGCCGCCGACCGTCTCGACACTGCGTCAGCTCCAGCCGTACGGCACGGCCGCAGAGGCGCTCGCCGGGGCGGCCGACCGCGATATGGCGCCCGTACTGGCCAGGGCGCGGCTGACGGACGGGGAGCTGGTGCTGAGCTGGCCCGGACACGACGAGTTCACAAAGCGGATCGCCCCGGCGGACCGGACCGTCCCCGCAGACCGGACCGTCCCGCCGGACTCCATCGCCCCGACAGACCGCACCGCCCCGCCGGACCGGACCGCCACCGCCGACCCCGGCCGTACGAGTGAGCAGAGCAGCCCGACCGGAGGCCCCCGATGA
- a CDS encoding RidA family protein — MSGAVEAALAELGLTLPKVVPPLAAYQPAVRSGAYVYTSGQVPMVDGKLPVTGKVGAEVTAEEGKELARVCALNALAAVKSVVGDLDRIARVVKVTGFVASAADFTGQPGVINGASELLGQVLGDKGLHARSAVGVAVLPLDAPVEVEIQVELTDD, encoded by the coding sequence ATGAGCGGAGCAGTCGAGGCAGCGCTCGCCGAACTGGGCCTGACGCTGCCCAAGGTCGTACCGCCGCTGGCCGCGTACCAGCCGGCCGTACGGTCCGGGGCGTATGTCTACACCTCGGGCCAGGTCCCGATGGTGGACGGCAAGCTTCCGGTCACCGGCAAGGTCGGTGCCGAGGTCACCGCGGAGGAGGGCAAGGAGCTGGCGCGTGTCTGCGCGCTGAACGCCCTGGCCGCCGTGAAGTCGGTCGTCGGCGATCTGGACCGGATCGCGCGCGTGGTCAAGGTCACCGGCTTTGTCGCCTCGGCCGCCGACTTCACCGGGCAGCCGGGCGTCATCAACGGCGCGAGCGAGCTGCTCGGCCAGGTCCTGGGCGACAAGGGGCTGCACGCGCGCAGCGCCGTCGGTGTGGCGGTGCTGCCGCTGGACGCGCCGGTCGAGGTCGAGATCCAGGTCGAACTGACCGACGACTGA
- a CDS encoding DUF4177 domain-containing protein: MTKWEYATVPLLVHATKQILDTWGEDGWELVQVVPGPNNPEQLVAYLKREKGA; encoded by the coding sequence ATGACCAAGTGGGAGTACGCGACCGTGCCTCTTCTCGTGCACGCGACCAAGCAGATTCTGGATACCTGGGGCGAGGACGGCTGGGAGCTGGTCCAGGTCGTGCCCGGGCCGAACAACCCGGAGCAGCTCGTCGCCTATCTGAAGCGGGAGAAGGGCGCATGA
- a CDS encoding ArsA family ATPase: MSRLQVVSGKGGTGKTTVAAALALALATEGKRTLLVEVEGRQGIAQLFETEALPYEERKIAVASGGGEVYALAIDAERALLDYLQMFYKLGSAGRALKKIGAIDFATTIAPGVRDVLLTGKACEAVRRRDKQGRFTYDYVVMDAPPTGRVTRFLNVNDEVAGLAKIGPIYNQAQAVMRVLKSPGTAVHMVTLLEEMPVQETADGITELRAAELPVGKVIVNQVRPHLLDEAAVRAAGGDRREEVAASLRTAGVAAPAQLVGPLLGQAAEHAQRVELEREQRAVLARLGLPTYELPFIGEGMDLAGLYRLAGELRHLGEVFA; encoded by the coding sequence GTGAGCAGGCTCCAGGTCGTCAGCGGCAAGGGCGGTACCGGTAAGACGACGGTCGCCGCCGCACTCGCGCTCGCCCTCGCGACCGAGGGCAAGCGCACTCTCCTCGTCGAGGTCGAGGGCAGACAAGGAATCGCACAACTTTTCGAGACCGAGGCGCTTCCGTACGAAGAACGGAAGATCGCGGTCGCCTCGGGCGGCGGCGAGGTGTACGCGCTGGCGATCGACGCCGAGCGCGCGCTCCTCGACTACCTCCAGATGTTCTACAAGCTCGGCAGCGCGGGCCGGGCCCTCAAGAAGATCGGCGCGATCGACTTCGCCACGACGATCGCGCCGGGGGTACGGGACGTCCTGCTGACCGGCAAAGCGTGCGAAGCCGTACGCCGACGGGACAAGCAGGGACGTTTCACCTACGACTACGTGGTGATGGACGCGCCGCCCACCGGCCGCGTCACCCGCTTCCTGAACGTCAACGACGAAGTGGCCGGGCTGGCGAAGATCGGCCCCATATACAACCAGGCGCAGGCCGTGATGCGCGTCCTGAAGTCCCCCGGAACGGCCGTGCACATGGTCACGCTCCTGGAGGAGATGCCCGTCCAGGAGACGGCGGACGGCATCACCGAACTGCGGGCCGCCGAACTGCCGGTCGGCAAGGTGATCGTCAACCAGGTCCGGCCCCATCTGCTGGACGAGGCGGCCGTACGCGCCGCGGGCGGCGACCGCCGCGAGGAGGTCGCCGCCTCGCTCAGGACGGCCGGGGTGGCGGCCCCGGCCCAGCTCGTCGGACCGCTCCTCGGCCAGGCGGCCGAACACGCGCAGCGCGTCGAGCTGGAGCGCGAGCAGCGGGCCGTGCTCGCCCGGCTCGGGTTGCCCACGTACGAACTCCCCTTCATCGGGGAGGGGATGGACCTCGCCGGTCTCTACCGGCTGGCGGGCGAGCTACGGCACCTCGGGGAGGTCTTCGCATGA
- a CDS encoding ArsA family ATPase → MTLDSAAAPLDIDPLIDDRATRIIVCCGSGGVGKTTTAAALGVRAAERGRKVVVLTIDPARRLAQSMGIDSLDNTPRRVKGVEGPGELHAMMLDMKRTFDEIVEAHADEERARSILDNPFYQSLSAGFAGTQEYMAMEKLGQLRARDEWDLIIVDTPPSRSALDFLDAPKRLGSFLDGKFIRLLMTPAKMGGRAGMKFLNVGMSMMTGTLGKLLGGQFLRDVQTFVSAMDTMFGGFRTRADATYRLLQAPGTAFLVVAAPERDALREAAYFVQRLAEEEMPLAGLVLNRVHGSGAARLSAERALAAAENLEEGRMADREVGNASGRGTAAPADSSPEAAEAHEPTPSQHEAEVEAAESATEGFAVDSEVSEAPESRRPRSTMSDPPDLSTSVPSSESTTAPASVTSVEQLTAGLLRLHAERMHVVAREKRTRDRFTALHPEVAVTEVAALPGDVHDLAGLRAIGERLASARTDATDA, encoded by the coding sequence ATGACCCTGGACTCCGCGGCGGCGCCGCTCGACATCGATCCGCTGATCGACGACCGCGCCACCCGCATCATCGTGTGCTGCGGCTCCGGGGGCGTCGGGAAGACAACGACCGCCGCGGCGCTCGGTGTACGGGCCGCCGAGCGCGGGCGCAAGGTCGTCGTCCTGACCATCGACCCGGCGCGCAGACTCGCCCAGTCCATGGGGATCGACTCGCTCGACAACACCCCGCGGCGGGTCAAGGGCGTCGAGGGCCCCGGCGAACTGCACGCCATGATGCTCGACATGAAGCGGACCTTCGACGAGATCGTCGAGGCGCACGCGGACGAGGAGCGGGCCCGCTCCATCCTGGACAACCCCTTCTACCAGTCCCTGTCGGCCGGCTTCGCGGGCACGCAGGAGTACATGGCGATGGAGAAGCTGGGGCAGCTGCGGGCGCGCGACGAGTGGGACCTGATCATCGTCGACACCCCGCCGTCCCGCTCCGCGCTGGACTTCCTGGACGCGCCGAAGCGGCTCGGGTCCTTTCTGGACGGGAAGTTCATCAGACTGCTGATGACCCCGGCGAAGATGGGCGGCCGGGCCGGAATGAAGTTCCTGAATGTCGGCATGTCGATGATGACGGGCACACTCGGAAAGCTGCTGGGCGGTCAGTTCCTGCGCGATGTGCAGACGTTCGTGAGCGCGATGGACACGATGTTCGGCGGTTTCCGGACGCGCGCGGACGCGACGTACCGGCTGCTCCAGGCGCCGGGCACGGCCTTCCTGGTCGTCGCGGCGCCGGAGCGGGACGCGCTGCGGGAGGCCGCGTACTTCGTGCAGCGCCTGGCGGAGGAAGAGATGCCGCTGGCCGGGCTGGTCCTCAACCGGGTGCACGGCAGCGGGGCGGCGCGGCTGTCGGCGGAGCGGGCGCTGGCCGCCGCGGAAAATCTTGAAGAGGGGCGCATGGCGGATCGGGAAGTGGGGAATGCTTCCGGGCGAGGCACTGCAGCACCGGCCGACTCCTCTCCCGAAGCCGCCGAGGCGCACGAGCCCACCCCCTCGCAGCATGAAGCCGAAGTCGAAGCCGCGGAATCCGCCACCGAGGGATTCGCTGTGGATTCCGAGGTTTCCGAGGCCCCCGAGAGCCGCCGCCCTCGATCAACCATGTCCGACCCGCCCGACCTGTCCACATCCGTGCCGTCATCCGAGTCCACCACCGCGCCCGCTTCTGTCACAAGTGTGGAACAGCTGACGGCCGGTCTACTGCGTCTGCACGCCGAGCGGATGCATGTGGTCGCGCGCGAGAAGCGCACGCGCGACCGCTTCACCGCGCTCCATCCCGAGGTGGCGGTGACCGAGGTGGCCGCGCTGCCCGGCGATGTCCATGACCTGGCCGGGCTCAGGGCCATCGGCGAGCGTCTCGCATCGGCGCGTACGGACGCCACGGACGCGTAG
- a CDS encoding WhiB family transcriptional regulator, which translates to MGWVTDWSAQAACRTTDPDELFVQGAAQNRAKAVCTGCPVRTECLADALDNRVEFGVWGGMTERERRALLRRRPTVTSWRRLLETARTEYERGAGLLPVGLEDDETYETYAAVG; encoded by the coding sequence ATGGGCTGGGTAACCGACTGGAGTGCGCAGGCAGCATGCCGCACTACCGATCCAGATGAACTGTTCGTACAGGGCGCGGCGCAGAACAGGGCCAAGGCGGTGTGCACCGGATGCCCGGTGCGGACCGAGTGCCTGGCCGACGCGTTGGACAATCGCGTCGAATTCGGCGTGTGGGGTGGGATGACGGAGCGGGAGCGCCGCGCACTGCTGCGCAGGCGTCCGACCGTCACTTCGTGGCGTCGGCTGCTGGAGACGGCGCGCACGGAGTACGAGCGCGGCGCGGGCCTGCTGCCCGTGGGCTTGGAGGACGACGAGACGTACGAGACATACGCGGCGGTGGGGTAG
- a CDS encoding transglycosylase domain-containing protein, translating to MPKTRSGGGLSGTQQAAKFLGVSVLAGAVLAGIALPAFGALGLAAKGTVEGFDEIPANLKTPPLSQRTTILDSQGGKIATVYSRDRTVVPLTDISPYMQKAIVAIEDSRFYEHGAIDLKGVLRAVNRNAQSGGVAQGASTLTQQYVKNVFVEEAGDDPDKVAQATQQTLGRKIQELKYAIQVEEELGKKKILENYLNITFFGQQAYGIEAAAQRYFSKPAKDLTLPESAMLAGIVQSPSRYDPVNDEEEATKRRNTVLQRMAAVGAVSQKEADKAKAEPIALKVSRPKNGCITAVSGAGFFCDYVRNVFLTDPAFGKTREERGKVWNQGGLTIRTTLDPQAQSAAQDSIKKHVYKSDAVATALTIVQPGTGKILAMGQSRPYGFDKHETQINLSVDQKMGGGAGYQPGSTFKPIVAAAALERGISPTQAYSSPYQMDYPSPISTCAGNYVNTNGEKLENEDESEVGPYAMKEAMAKSVNTYFVQMIAQTGTCAVTELAGKLGVNRADGSKLGTGPAIALGTEEMSPLTMAQAYATFASRGTRCEPIAIESITGPDKKSIPVPKKSCARVMSENTADTITALLKGVVEDGTGQQAGLSDRPSAGKTGTTDGRYAAWFTGYTPNMATAVWVGDPAHAKRMIDISIGGQYHDKVYGGDTPGPIWRDAMSGALAGRTVEQFNDIVIPDPPKKDRDKPSDNQSDDSGDQGAQGGQGDPGDASAGNDGNENGNNGNNGNNGGGFGGFPGGSSSQGNNGRGGR from the coding sequence ATGCCAAAAACGCGCTCCGGCGGGGGTCTGTCCGGGACCCAGCAGGCCGCCAAATTCCTCGGTGTCAGCGTGCTCGCGGGGGCTGTGCTGGCGGGCATCGCCCTGCCGGCCTTCGGGGCACTGGGACTGGCGGCCAAGGGAACGGTCGAAGGTTTCGACGAGATCCCCGCCAACCTCAAGACCCCGCCCCTGAGCCAGCGCACCACCATCCTGGACTCCCAGGGCGGCAAGATCGCCACGGTGTACTCGCGCGACCGCACGGTCGTGCCCCTGACGGACATCTCCCCGTACATGCAGAAGGCGATCGTCGCGATCGAGGATTCGCGCTTCTACGAGCACGGGGCCATCGACCTCAAGGGTGTGCTGCGCGCGGTCAACCGCAACGCGCAGTCGGGCGGTGTCGCCCAGGGCGCGTCGACCCTCACGCAGCAGTACGTGAAGAACGTGTTCGTGGAGGAGGCCGGCGACGACCCGGACAAGGTCGCGCAGGCCACCCAGCAGACCCTGGGCCGCAAGATCCAGGAACTGAAGTACGCGATCCAGGTCGAGGAGGAGCTGGGCAAGAAGAAGATCCTCGAGAACTATCTGAACATCACCTTCTTCGGGCAGCAGGCATACGGCATCGAGGCCGCCGCCCAGCGCTACTTCTCCAAGCCGGCCAAGGACCTGACCCTCCCGGAGTCGGCCATGCTGGCGGGCATCGTCCAGTCGCCGAGCCGGTACGACCCGGTCAACGACGAGGAGGAGGCGACCAAGCGGCGCAACACCGTGCTCCAGCGGATGGCCGCCGTCGGCGCCGTCTCGCAGAAGGAGGCGGACAAGGCGAAGGCCGAGCCGATCGCGCTGAAGGTGAGCCGTCCCAAGAACGGCTGCATCACGGCGGTCAGCGGCGCGGGCTTCTTCTGCGACTACGTACGGAACGTGTTCCTCACCGACCCGGCCTTCGGCAAGACGCGCGAGGAGCGGGGCAAGGTCTGGAACCAGGGCGGTCTGACGATCCGTACGACGCTCGACCCGCAGGCCCAGAGCGCGGCGCAGGATTCGATCAAGAAGCACGTCTACAAGAGCGACGCGGTCGCGACGGCGCTGACCATCGTCCAGCCGGGCACCGGCAAGATCCTCGCGATGGGCCAGTCGCGCCCGTACGGCTTCGACAAGCACGAGACCCAGATCAACCTGTCCGTCGACCAGAAGATGGGCGGCGGCGCCGGGTACCAGCCGGGCTCGACCTTCAAGCCGATCGTCGCCGCGGCGGCGCTGGAGCGGGGCATCTCGCCGACGCAGGCGTACTCGTCGCCGTACCAGATGGACTACCCGAGCCCGATCTCCACGTGCGCCGGCAACTACGTGAACACCAACGGCGAGAAGCTGGAGAACGAGGACGAGTCCGAGGTCGGTCCGTACGCGATGAAGGAGGCGATGGCCAAGTCGGTCAACACCTACTTCGTCCAGATGATCGCCCAGACCGGCACCTGCGCCGTCACCGAGCTGGCCGGCAAGCTCGGCGTCAACCGCGCCGACGGTTCGAAGCTGGGGACCGGTCCGGCCATAGCGCTGGGCACGGAGGAGATGTCGCCGCTGACGATGGCGCAGGCGTACGCGACCTTCGCCTCCCGGGGCACGCGGTGCGAGCCGATCGCCATCGAGTCGATCACCGGCCCGGACAAGAAGTCGATCCCGGTGCCGAAGAAGTCCTGTGCGCGGGTGATGTCGGAGAACACGGCCGACACCATCACCGCGCTGCTGAAGGGCGTGGTCGAGGACGGTACGGGCCAGCAGGCGGGCCTCAGTGACCGGCCGAGCGCGGGCAAGACCGGTACGACGGACGGCCGTTACGCGGCCTGGTTCACCGGCTACACGCCGAACATGGCGACCGCGGTGTGGGTCGGCGACCCGGCGCACGCCAAGCGCATGATCGACATCTCGATCGGCGGCCAGTACCACGACAAGGTGTACGGCGGCGACACGCCGGGGCCGATCTGGCGCGACGCGATGAGCGGGGCGCTGGCGGGCCGGACCGTGGAGCAGTTCAACGACATCGTGATCCCGGACCCGCCGAAGAAGGACCGGGACAAGCCGAGCGACAACCAGAGCGACGACAGCGGCGACCAGGGCGCGCAGGGCGGCCAGGGCGATCCGGGCGACGCTTCGGCGGGCAACGACGGCAACGAGAACGGGAACAACGGCAACAACGGCAACAACGGCGGCGGATTCGGCGGCTTCCCCGGGGGCAGCAGCAGCCAGGGCAACAACGGGCGCGGGGGGCGGTAG
- a CDS encoding GatB/YqeY domain-containing protein: MTSLKSKLKEDLTEAIRARDELRSATLRLTLTAITKEEVAGTSPRVLSDDEVRKVIARESKKRREAAEAFAKGGRAEQAEREKAEGVLLDAYLPQQLSDEELGEIVAQAVGEAKAAGAEGPRAIGAVMKIVNPKVAGRADGGRVSAAVKRTLAG; encoded by the coding sequence ATGACCAGCCTCAAGTCCAAGCTGAAGGAAGACCTCACCGAAGCCATCAGGGCGCGCGACGAGCTTCGCTCCGCCACGCTCCGGCTGACCCTCACCGCGATCACCAAGGAGGAGGTCGCGGGCACCTCGCCGCGCGTGCTCTCCGACGACGAGGTGCGGAAGGTGATCGCCCGGGAGTCGAAGAAGCGCCGTGAGGCGGCGGAGGCATTCGCGAAGGGCGGCCGTGCCGAGCAGGCCGAGCGGGAGAAGGCGGAGGGCGTGCTCCTCGACGCGTATCTGCCGCAGCAGCTGAGCGACGAGGAGCTGGGCGAGATCGTCGCGCAGGCCGTGGGCGAGGCGAAGGCCGCCGGCGCCGAGGGGCCGCGCGCGATCGGCGCCGTCATGAAGATCGTGAACCCGAAGGTGGCCGGCCGCGCGGACGGCGGCCGGGTCTCCGCGGCGGTCAAGCGCACGCTCGCGGGCTGA
- a CDS encoding metallophosphoesterase, giving the protein MRARYGIPLKITAGLAAAGVAGVAYAAGFEARSFRLRRISVPVLPRGMRDLRVLQVSDIHMVSGQGKKRRWLQSLAGLRPDFVVNTGDNLSDPDAVPEVLDALGPLMEFPGVYVFGSNDYYGPKLRNPARYLMEKAQGRHGLNGNAPAVAAVHNPWEPMRDAFDAAGWVGLNNTRGRLKLDGREIAFTGVDDPHIKRDRYERVAGGPDQGADLSIGVVHAPYLRSLDAFTADGYPLILAGHTHGGQLCVPFYGALVTNCDLDTDRVKGLSTHRSAGRTAYLHVSAGCGTNRYTPIRFACPPEVTLLTLTSHP; this is encoded by the coding sequence ATGCGCGCACGCTACGGGATTCCCCTGAAAATCACCGCTGGTCTCGCGGCGGCCGGTGTGGCCGGTGTCGCCTATGCCGCCGGATTCGAAGCCCGCTCGTTCAGGCTGCGGAGGATCTCCGTACCGGTGCTGCCGCGCGGTATGCGGGACCTCCGGGTCCTCCAGGTCTCCGACATCCACATGGTGAGCGGGCAGGGCAAGAAGCGGCGCTGGCTCCAGTCGCTGGCCGGGCTGCGGCCGGATTTCGTGGTCAACACGGGCGACAACCTCTCGGACCCGGACGCGGTGCCGGAGGTGCTGGACGCGCTGGGGCCGCTGATGGAGTTCCCCGGCGTCTATGTCTTCGGTTCGAACGACTACTACGGCCCGAAGCTGCGCAACCCGGCCCGCTACCTCATGGAGAAGGCCCAGGGCCGCCACGGCCTGAACGGCAACGCCCCCGCCGTCGCGGCCGTCCACAACCCGTGGGAGCCGATGCGCGACGCGTTCGACGCGGCGGGCTGGGTGGGCCTGAACAACACCCGCGGCCGGCTCAAGCTCGACGGCCGCGAGATCGCCTTCACCGGCGTCGACGACCCGCACATCAAGCGCGACCGGTACGAGCGCGTGGCGGGCGGCCCCGACCAGGGCGCCGACCTCTCGATCGGCGTGGTCCACGCCCCGTACCTGCGCTCCCTGGACGCCTTCACCGCGGACGGCTACCCGCTGATCCTGGCGGGCCACACGCACGGGGGGCAGCTCTGCGTCCCCTTCTACGGGGCGCTGGTCACCAACTGCGACCTCGACACCGACCGCGTGAAGGGCCTCTCCACCCACCGCAGCGCCGGCCGTACGGCCTACCTCCACGTCTCGGCGGGCTGCGGCACCAACCGCTACACCCCGATCCGCTTCGCCTGCCCCCCCGAGGTAACCCTCCTGACCCTGACATCCCACCCCTGA